One genomic window of Bradyrhizobium sp. B124 includes the following:
- a CDS encoding sugar ABC transporter ATP-binding protein: protein MNDGVTQAVTATQSATREPVLQISNGSKIYGGVHAIEGVNFDLYPGEVHALVGENGAGKSTLCKAIAGAINLTSGDYLLDGKPANFEQPRDALDAGICMVYQETSLVPTMTAAQNIELGNEKLLTRFRTLNIQAQQLLQSLNFHVDPATPVALLGTAKKQMVEIARAIYNKARIIIFDEPTASLTPEEIVHFFHLVRDLRARGVSIIYISHALEESLQIADRITVLRDGKLVITAPAKQLTRDALVQHMVGREVAQAVYGGKAKTHQRREKVLTVENVTMGMAVKNMSFSVYAGEVVGIAGLIGSGRTEIAKVVYGALKRNLVNGGTIRLRGKPIRYRVPRQAINDGIAYITEDRKANGFFETMVVDDNVYIGSLATRKGWSFLLSRARRSKLANYWVDRLKISALQRKAKIIELSGGNQQKVVLAKTLVQEPSIIFFDEPTRGVDVGTIPHIHGEIRRLADEGKAVVVISSYLPEILAVSDRILVARTGRIVAEFDAADATQDKILYAAVH, encoded by the coding sequence ATGAATGACGGCGTGACGCAGGCTGTGACCGCGACCCAGTCCGCAACCCGCGAGCCGGTGCTGCAGATCAGCAACGGCTCGAAAATCTATGGCGGCGTCCACGCCATCGAGGGGGTCAATTTCGATCTCTATCCCGGCGAGGTGCATGCGCTGGTCGGCGAGAACGGCGCCGGCAAGTCGACGCTGTGCAAGGCGATCGCGGGCGCGATCAATCTCACCTCCGGCGACTATCTGCTGGACGGCAAGCCCGCCAATTTCGAGCAGCCGCGCGACGCGCTCGATGCCGGCATCTGCATGGTCTATCAGGAGACCAGCCTTGTGCCGACCATGACCGCGGCGCAGAACATCGAGCTCGGCAATGAAAAGCTGTTGACGCGCTTCCGCACGCTGAACATCCAGGCCCAGCAGCTGCTGCAGTCGCTCAACTTCCACGTCGATCCGGCGACGCCGGTGGCGCTGCTCGGCACCGCCAAGAAGCAGATGGTCGAGATCGCGCGCGCGATCTACAACAAGGCGCGCATCATCATCTTCGACGAGCCGACCGCCTCGCTGACGCCGGAGGAGATCGTCCACTTCTTCCATTTGGTGCGCGACCTGCGCGCCCGCGGCGTCTCGATCATCTACATCTCCCATGCGCTGGAGGAATCGCTCCAGATCGCCGACCGCATCACCGTGCTGCGCGACGGCAAGCTGGTGATCACGGCGCCCGCCAAGCAGCTGACCCGCGATGCGCTGGTGCAGCACATGGTCGGGCGCGAAGTGGCGCAGGCGGTCTATGGCGGCAAAGCGAAGACCCATCAGCGCCGCGAGAAGGTGCTGACGGTCGAGAACGTCACCATGGGCATGGCGGTCAAGAACATGTCGTTCTCGGTCTATGCCGGCGAGGTGGTCGGCATCGCCGGCCTGATCGGCTCCGGCCGCACCGAGATTGCCAAGGTCGTCTACGGCGCGTTGAAGCGCAACCTGGTCAATGGCGGCACCATCCGGCTGCGCGGCAAGCCGATCCGCTATCGCGTGCCGCGGCAGGCGATCAATGACGGCATCGCCTACATCACCGAGGACCGCAAGGCCAACGGCTTCTTCGAGACCATGGTGGTCGACGACAACGTCTATATCGGCAGCCTCGCCACAAGGAAGGGCTGGAGCTTCCTGCTGTCGCGCGCGAGGCGCAGCAAGCTCGCCAATTACTGGGTCGACCGGCTCAAGATCAGCGCGCTGCAGCGAAAGGCCAAGATCATCGAGCTGTCCGGCGGCAACCAGCAGAAGGTGGTGCTGGCCAAGACGCTGGTGCAGGAGCCGTCGATCATCTTCTTCGACGAGCCGACGCGCGGCGTCGACGTCGGCACCATCCCGCACATTCACGGCGAAATCCGCCGGCTCGCCGATGAGGGCAAGGCCGTGGTGGTGATCTCGTCCTATCTGCCGGAAATTCTCGCCGTCTCCGACCGCATCCTGGTCGCCCGCACCGGCCGCATCGTCGCCGAGTTCGACGCGGCGGATGCAACCCAGGACAAGATCCTGTACGCCGCGGTGCATTGA
- a CDS encoding sugar ABC transporter substrate-binding protein produces MKTTKFWTILLAGVTLAAMPFAASAQEEGTKAGRELRAGYDKALQGKTIAYLPIALGVPLSDEWGRVVQEEAEWRGMKYVVRDPNNNPSAMQQALTALVDQKPDVLIVQNPSVTLLMKDLKRAESQGTHVIQVNMASNYKSGAFVGVDWREIGRMLANEAVKACGTGSGKSGKVQIVQGELTAAASVDQVGAIMEILNKDPNIKVVSNQAANWDANTALNITATVIQQHPDLCASIGFWGIMESGAAQAIRNAGKIDDVKVFASGEGSQLDCDQVTSGNFSKFLSYKATEQGHDLMFAAETLLMSGDKPGSKNLSYYTRPIWIDKSNASLGGTCFALPKKN; encoded by the coding sequence ATGAAGACGACCAAGTTCTGGACGATCCTGCTCGCCGGGGTGACGCTCGCCGCGATGCCGTTCGCGGCATCGGCGCAGGAGGAAGGCACCAAGGCGGGGCGCGAGCTGCGCGCCGGCTACGACAAGGCGCTGCAGGGCAAGACCATCGCCTATTTGCCGATCGCGCTCGGCGTGCCGCTGTCCGACGAATGGGGCCGCGTGGTGCAGGAAGAGGCCGAGTGGCGCGGCATGAAGTATGTCGTGCGCGACCCCAACAACAATCCATCCGCCATGCAGCAGGCGCTGACCGCGCTGGTCGACCAGAAGCCCGACGTCCTGATCGTGCAGAATCCGAGCGTGACGCTCTTGATGAAGGACCTGAAGCGCGCCGAAAGCCAGGGCACGCATGTGATCCAGGTCAATATGGCCTCGAACTACAAGTCCGGCGCCTTTGTCGGCGTCGACTGGCGCGAGATCGGCAGGATGCTCGCGAACGAGGCCGTCAAGGCCTGCGGCACCGGTTCCGGCAAGTCGGGCAAGGTGCAGATCGTGCAGGGCGAATTGACCGCAGCCGCAAGCGTCGATCAGGTCGGCGCCATCATGGAGATCCTGAACAAGGATCCCAACATCAAGGTGGTGTCGAACCAGGCGGCGAACTGGGATGCCAACACCGCGCTCAACATCACCGCCACCGTGATCCAGCAGCATCCCGATCTCTGCGCCTCGATCGGTTTCTGGGGCATCATGGAGTCGGGCGCCGCGCAGGCGATCCGCAATGCCGGCAAGATCGACGATGTGAAGGTGTTCGCCTCGGGCGAGGGCTCGCAGCTCGATTGCGACCAGGTCACGTCAGGCAATTTCAGCAAGTTCCTCAGCTACAAGGCGACCGAGCAGGGCCACGACCTGATGTTCGCAGCCGAAACCCTGCTGATGTCCGGCGACAAGCCTGGCTCGAAAAACCTGTCCTATTACACGCGGCCGATCTGGATCGACAAGTCGAACGCCTCGCTCGGCGGCACCTGCTTCGCGCTACCCAAGAAAAACTAA
- a CDS encoding LysR family transcriptional regulator, which translates to MIISMHVRDIDLNLFVVFDAIYTEGGVSRACFRLNLTQPAVSHALGRLRAMFNDPLFVRRHHVMTPTPLARQIITTVRQALNGLETTLTHTDRFDPARTPKRFVIGLRNNLEAPMLSALINRISTVAPLVEIATVRSERNNLERELAAGTLDVAIDTLLPLSTEVRREQILTEHIAVFARRGHPELGTRLDKKAYLRLEHVCVTSRRSGLSFEDFQFQRLGLTRTVRLTCQNFATACHVVSRSNMLLTASESAASVLEDPGLLQCFPCPFPISPHVNYLYWHATAEGDTTNQWLREQLRAAAALLAGSRFSKKNRRAARTRPKVGIPVPTSLAAE; encoded by the coding sequence TTGATTATTTCCATGCATGTGCGCGATATCGATCTGAACCTGTTCGTCGTGTTCGACGCGATTTACACCGAGGGCGGTGTCAGCCGTGCCTGCTTCCGCCTCAATCTGACCCAGCCCGCGGTGAGCCATGCGCTGGGCCGGCTGCGCGCGATGTTCAACGATCCGCTGTTCGTGCGCCGACATCACGTGATGACGCCGACCCCGCTGGCGCGCCAGATCATCACGACCGTGCGCCAGGCGCTCAATGGCCTGGAGACGACGCTGACCCATACGGACCGCTTCGATCCGGCCAGGACGCCGAAGCGGTTCGTGATCGGCCTGCGCAACAATCTCGAGGCGCCGATGTTGAGCGCGCTGATCAACCGGATCAGCACGGTTGCGCCGCTGGTCGAGATCGCCACCGTGCGCAGCGAGCGCAACAATCTGGAGCGCGAGCTTGCCGCCGGCACGCTGGACGTCGCGATCGATACGCTGCTGCCGCTCTCGACCGAGGTGCGGCGCGAGCAGATCCTGACCGAGCATATCGCGGTGTTCGCGCGGCGCGGCCATCCCGAGCTCGGCACGCGGCTCGACAAGAAGGCGTACCTGCGCCTGGAACACGTCTGCGTGACATCGCGGCGCAGCGGCCTGTCGTTCGAGGACTTCCAGTTCCAGCGGCTCGGCCTGACGCGCACCGTGCGCCTGACCTGCCAGAACTTCGCGACCGCCTGCCATGTCGTGAGCCGCAGCAACATGCTGCTGACGGCATCCGAAAGCGCCGCCTCCGTGCTGGAGGATCCCGGGCTGTTGCAGTGCTTCCCCTGCCCGTTCCCAATCAGCCCGCACGTCAATTATCTCTATTGGCATGCCACTGCCGAGGGTGACACCACCAACCAATGGCTGCGCGAGCAGCTGCGCGCCGCCGCGGCGCTGCTGGCCGGCAGCCGCTTCAGCAAGAAGAACCGCCGCGCGGCAAGAACGCGCCCCAAAGTGGGCATCCCGGTGCCGACCAGCCTCGCCGCGGAGTAG
- a CDS encoding SDR family oxidoreductase has product MSETSQEPKQGTSQDPKPERYVRPLSAESSGLAPGRGRLKGRRILMVGGGQRVFDAATDPIGNGRAMSLLFAREGAHVAVADLNRTSADDTVARIADDGGRAFAIAADVTREADVIRMIDEAHHAMGGLDGMVLNIGTFGKTGLDNVSAEEWNRIYDVNVRGPMLCCRAALPKFADGGSIVFISSIAALKAGSQMAVYDSSKAALGGLMRNIAHTGARRGIRANLVYPGLVDTPNGREAGAGRPSRGKSHVPFGRQATAWEIAYAVLFFMSDESVYVTAQTLAVDSGLSGL; this is encoded by the coding sequence ATGTCGGAGACTTCGCAAGAGCCCAAGCAAGGGACCTCGCAAGACCCCAAGCCGGAGCGCTATGTCCGTCCGCTGAGCGCGGAGTCGTCAGGCCTGGCGCCGGGCAGGGGGCGGCTCAAGGGCCGCCGCATCCTGATGGTCGGCGGCGGCCAGCGCGTGTTCGATGCTGCGACCGACCCGATCGGCAACGGTCGCGCCATGAGCCTGCTGTTCGCGCGCGAGGGCGCGCATGTCGCGGTTGCCGATCTCAATCGTACCTCCGCCGATGATACGGTCGCGCGCATCGCCGATGACGGCGGCCGAGCCTTCGCGATCGCTGCCGACGTCACCAGGGAGGCCGATGTCATCAGGATGATCGACGAGGCCCACCACGCGATGGGCGGTCTCGACGGCATGGTGCTGAACATCGGTACCTTCGGCAAGACCGGGCTCGACAATGTCAGCGCCGAGGAATGGAACAGGATCTACGACGTCAATGTCCGCGGCCCGATGCTGTGCTGCCGCGCGGCTCTGCCCAAATTCGCCGATGGCGGTTCGATCGTCTTCATCTCCTCGATCGCGGCGCTGAAGGCGGGATCGCAGATGGCGGTCTATGATTCCTCCAAGGCGGCGCTCGGCGGGCTGATGCGCAACATCGCGCATACCGGTGCGCGGCGCGGCATCCGTGCCAATCTGGTTTATCCCGGGCTGGTCGACACGCCGAACGGCCGCGAGGCCGGCGCGGGACGGCCGTCACGCGGCAAGAGCCATGTTCCGTTCGGCCGCCAGGCCACGGCGTGGGAGATCGCCTATGCGGTGCTGTTCTTCATGTCGGATGAAAGCGTCTACGTCACCGCGCAGACGCTCGCGGTCGACAGCGGCCTGAGCGGACTCTAG
- a CDS encoding SMP-30/gluconolactonase/LRE family protein, whose product MSMAVDSFAASVRRFSPRLLLSELLLKQWFEPVVPFTVMIGLWAYFALTIPDYASVQNSVSLLRLFAEFGFVALAMGFCLVTGGIDLSVGAIFALCNFAALYFLLVREWPVGLAVPATLLVGALLGSINGFLIGFLKTRPFLTTLVTLIILRASVNLLNTSYAQVFATNSVESDAWDFIGGGSVLGIPVNAATLFVVLLVCHIFLSRSRYGWHLTAIGASRKAARHAGIRVRLMLFMTYVLSGTLCAASGIFYAARQASTDSTTGVGWEFQALTAVVLGGVSLAGGKGTVWRAMIGALIIFLLINGLVRMGIPGYVTSAVTGMILLAAVGIDVKWSKNRGKAIQKIYVNPAFVPLASAPAVQPGAASPYAQNDRLINAQAIGVDQVEGPEDVILDRQGRLYGSTRDGNVIRFSGPDFKTREVFAHIGGRPLGMQFDRDENLIVAVAGMGVYGIAPDGRIFKVTDETNRTWYKLNDDSRLRMADDLDIAPDGKIYFSDCTTRYEMTTNTLDILEGRPNGRVVCYDPATKTTRTVINHFYFPNGICVSHDGKSILIASTSLCKVFRHWIEGPNKGKTEVLMDELPGNPDNINRASDGTYWLALVGIRTPTFDLAARKPGFRLRMVKEVPTDEWLAPALNHGCVLKFNEQGEALESWWDPTGISHSTLTSMREHQGYLYLGGLENNRIGRIKLDGVDDSWTGYDAYWGAKSRVTT is encoded by the coding sequence ATGTCGATGGCAGTTGATTCCTTTGCCGCATCGGTGCGGCGGTTCTCACCCCGGCTCCTGCTGTCGGAGCTGTTGCTGAAACAGTGGTTCGAGCCGGTCGTTCCCTTCACCGTGATGATCGGGCTGTGGGCGTATTTCGCGCTCACCATTCCCGATTACGCCTCGGTGCAGAATTCGGTGTCGCTGCTGCGGCTGTTCGCCGAATTCGGCTTCGTCGCGCTCGCGATGGGCTTCTGCCTCGTCACCGGCGGCATCGACCTTTCGGTCGGCGCGATCTTCGCGCTGTGCAATTTCGCGGCGCTCTATTTCCTCTTGGTACGCGAATGGCCGGTCGGCCTGGCGGTGCCGGCGACGCTTCTGGTCGGTGCGCTGCTCGGCAGCATCAACGGTTTCCTGATCGGCTTCCTGAAGACGCGGCCGTTCCTGACCACGCTGGTGACGCTGATCATCCTGCGCGCCTCGGTCAATCTGCTCAACACCAGCTACGCCCAGGTGTTCGCGACCAATTCGGTCGAGAGCGACGCCTGGGATTTCATCGGCGGCGGCAGCGTGCTCGGCATTCCCGTCAATGCCGCGACGCTGTTCGTGGTGCTTTTGGTCTGCCACATCTTCCTGTCGCGCTCGCGCTATGGCTGGCATCTCACTGCGATCGGCGCCAGCCGCAAGGCGGCGCGCCATGCCGGCATCCGCGTCCGGTTGATGCTGTTCATGACCTATGTGCTGTCGGGCACGCTGTGCGCGGCGAGCGGTATCTTCTATGCGGCACGCCAGGCCTCGACGGATTCCACCACCGGCGTGGGCTGGGAATTCCAGGCGCTGACCGCCGTGGTGCTCGGCGGCGTGTCGCTGGCCGGCGGCAAGGGCACGGTATGGCGGGCGATGATCGGCGCGCTGATCATCTTCCTGTTGATCAACGGCCTCGTGCGCATGGGCATCCCGGGCTACGTCACTTCGGCGGTGACGGGCATGATCCTGCTCGCCGCCGTCGGCATCGACGTCAAATGGTCGAAGAACCGCGGCAAGGCGATCCAGAAGATCTATGTCAATCCGGCCTTCGTGCCGCTCGCGTCGGCACCTGCGGTGCAGCCCGGCGCAGCATCGCCCTACGCGCAGAACGATCGGCTGATCAACGCGCAGGCGATCGGCGTCGATCAGGTCGAGGGCCCCGAGGACGTCATCCTCGATCGTCAGGGTCGGCTCTACGGCTCGACCCGCGACGGCAATGTGATCCGTTTCTCCGGGCCCGACTTCAAGACCCGCGAGGTGTTCGCCCATATCGGCGGCCGGCCGCTCGGCATGCAGTTCGATCGCGACGAAAACCTCATCGTCGCGGTCGCCGGCATGGGCGTCTACGGCATCGCGCCCGACGGCCGCATCTTCAAGGTCACCGACGAGACCAACCGCACCTGGTACAAGCTGAACGACGACAGCCGCCTGCGCATGGCCGACGATCTCGACATCGCGCCGGACGGCAAGATCTATTTCAGCGACTGCACCACGCGCTACGAGATGACCACCAACACCCTCGACATCCTCGAGGGCCGGCCGAACGGCCGCGTGGTCTGCTACGATCCGGCGACCAAGACCACGCGCACGGTGATCAACCACTTCTATTTCCCGAACGGGATCTGCGTCTCCCATGACGGCAAGTCGATCCTGATCGCGTCGACCTCGCTGTGCAAGGTGTTCCGCCACTGGATCGAGGGGCCGAACAAGGGCAAGACCGAAGTGCTGATGGACGAGTTGCCGGGCAACCCCGACAACATCAACCGCGCCTCCGACGGCACCTATTGGCTGGCGCTGGTCGGCATCCGCACGCCGACCTTCGACCTTGCCGCGCGCAAGCCCGGCTTCCGCCTGCGTATGGTCAAGGAGGTGCCGACCGACGAGTGGCTGGCGCCCGCGCTCAACCATGGCTGCGTGCTGAAGTTCAACGAGCAGGGCGAGGCGCTGGAGTCGTGGTGGGATCCGACCGGCATCTCGCATTCGACCCTGACCTCGATGCGCGAGCACCAGGGCTATCTCTATCTCGGCGGGCTCGAGAACAACCGGATCGGCCGCATCAAGCTCGACGGCGTCGACGACAGCTGGACCGGCTACGATGCCTATTGGGGCGCCAAAAGCAGGGTGACGACGTAA
- a CDS encoding carboxymuconolactone decarboxylase family protein, with protein sequence MARLPLIDPDTTSGDIRAAFDRMPVKLNIFRMMAHAEANMIPAMRFANSILHKQKLSAVNRELLILQAAQLEGGAYEWRQHVPIALGVGVTQAQIDAVERGDYDDAALNAAERALLRFGREVVEKVRVGEAAFAGMREHFSDQEIVEAIVTLGFYMMMARLTEATETDLDPAAGMALFEGGKKRG encoded by the coding sequence GTGGCAAGGCTGCCTCTGATTGATCCGGACACCACGAGCGGCGACATCCGCGCCGCGTTCGACCGCATGCCGGTCAAGCTCAATATCTTCCGCATGATGGCTCATGCCGAGGCCAACATGATCCCGGCGATGCGGTTCGCCAATTCGATCCTGCACAAGCAGAAGCTGTCGGCGGTCAATCGCGAGCTGCTGATCCTGCAGGCCGCGCAGCTCGAGGGCGGCGCTTATGAGTGGCGGCAGCATGTGCCGATCGCGCTCGGCGTCGGCGTGACGCAAGCGCAAATCGATGCCGTTGAGCGCGGCGACTATGACGACGCTGCACTCAACGCCGCCGAGCGAGCGCTGCTCCGCTTCGGCCGCGAGGTGGTCGAGAAGGTCCGCGTCGGCGAGGCGGCTTTCGCCGGCATGCGCGAGCATTTCAGCGATCAGGAGATCGTCGAGGCGATCGTCACGCTCGGTTTCTACATGATGATGGCGCGGCTGACGGAGGCGACCGAGACCGATCTCGATCCGGCCGCCGGCATGGCCTTGTTCGAGGGCGGCAAGAAGCGGGGTTGA
- a CDS encoding ABC transporter permease produces the protein MSVQSPSRGVAVPAASSRSGTMFAKPSQEQIVLLITIALLVVFGLTLNGFASVSNLLNLLRSISILGVLGLGMGLIVISRGIDLSEVAIMAGSWAIALIYMQNGMPVFTAVLLALAIAVLIGVVNGVMVAFVEAPALFVTLAAGFVIYGLAFWIAPAWVVYAPKDAPGLMYLGAGRLFGIPVPILVFAVCAIAMHLFLSRTSIGRFIYSQGDNPEAARLTGIPLRPLIVLEHVLVALLAWIAGLVWVGTTGSMQMAITQGTMIFDVVLVVVIGGISLIGGRGSVFSVVVGCVLIGTLLNAFTIMDVNSEVQNIIKGVVLLAAIVLDNWLHPRDEETARQGD, from the coding sequence ATGAGCGTGCAATCGCCATCGCGCGGCGTTGCTGTCCCTGCGGCATCATCTCGCTCGGGCACAATGTTCGCAAAACCGAGCCAGGAGCAGATCGTGCTCCTGATCACGATCGCGCTTCTTGTCGTGTTTGGCCTGACCCTGAACGGTTTTGCCAGCGTTTCCAATCTCCTCAATCTGTTGCGCAGTATTTCCATCCTCGGCGTGCTCGGCCTCGGCATGGGGCTGATCGTGATCAGCCGCGGCATCGACCTCTCCGAGGTCGCGATCATGGCGGGTTCCTGGGCGATCGCGCTGATCTACATGCAGAACGGCATGCCTGTTTTCACGGCAGTGCTGCTGGCGCTGGCCATTGCGGTGCTGATCGGCGTCGTCAATGGCGTCATGGTCGCCTTCGTCGAGGCGCCGGCGCTGTTCGTGACGCTGGCTGCCGGCTTCGTGATCTATGGTCTCGCGTTCTGGATCGCGCCGGCCTGGGTGGTCTACGCGCCGAAGGACGCGCCGGGCCTGATGTATCTCGGCGCCGGACGGCTGTTCGGCATCCCGGTTCCGATCCTGGTGTTCGCGGTCTGCGCGATCGCGATGCACCTGTTCCTGTCGCGCACCTCGATCGGCCGCTTCATCTATTCGCAGGGCGACAATCCGGAGGCCGCGCGGCTGACCGGCATTCCGCTGCGTCCGCTGATCGTGCTGGAGCACGTCTTGGTTGCACTGCTCGCCTGGATTGCGGGCCTGGTGTGGGTCGGCACCACGGGCAGCATGCAGATGGCGATCACGCAAGGGACCATGATCTTCGACGTCGTGCTGGTCGTCGTGATCGGCGGCATCAGCCTGATCGGCGGCCGCGGCAGCGTGTTCAGCGTCGTGGTCGGCTGCGTCCTGATCGGCACGCTGCTCAACGCCTTCACCATCATGGACGTCAACAGCGAGGTGCAGAACATCATCAAGGGCGTGGTGCTGCTGGCCGCGATCGTGCTCGACAACTGGCTGCATCCCCGTGACGAGGAGACCGCGCGGCAGGGAGACTGA